The Kitasatospora sp. NBC_00374 genome has a segment encoding these proteins:
- the cobO gene encoding cob(I)yrinic acid a,c-diamide adenosyltransferase, which produces MPQGKPETVPDDGLTTRQRRTLPITAVHTGPGKGKSTAAFGMALRAWNQGWPIGVFQFVKSAKWKVGEENALRVLGASGQGGTVDWHKMGEGWSWVQRSAEMEQSSEEAAKEGWEQVKRDLAAETYRFYVLDEFTYPMHWGWVDVDEVVAVLRDRPGSQHVVITGRYAKEPLTELADLVTEMTKVKHPMDAGRKGQRGIEW; this is translated from the coding sequence ATGCCGCAGGGCAAGCCCGAGACCGTCCCCGACGACGGCCTGACCACCCGCCAGCGCCGGACGCTGCCGATCACCGCCGTGCACACCGGCCCCGGCAAGGGGAAGTCCACCGCCGCCTTCGGCATGGCCCTGCGGGCCTGGAACCAGGGCTGGCCGATCGGGGTGTTCCAGTTCGTCAAGTCCGCCAAGTGGAAGGTCGGCGAGGAGAACGCGCTGCGCGTGCTCGGCGCCTCCGGCCAGGGCGGCACGGTGGACTGGCACAAGATGGGCGAGGGCTGGTCCTGGGTCCAGCGCTCGGCCGAGATGGAGCAGTCCAGCGAGGAGGCGGCCAAGGAGGGCTGGGAGCAGGTCAAGCGCGACCTCGCCGCCGAGACCTACCGCTTCTACGTACTGGACGAGTTCACCTACCCGATGCACTGGGGCTGGGTCGACGTGGACGAGGTGGTGGCCGTGCTCAGGGACCGCCCGGGCAGCCAGCACGTGGTGATCACCGGCCGCTACGCCAAGGAGCCGCTCACCGAACTCGCCGACCTGGTCACCGAGATGACCAAGGTCAAGCACCCCATGGACGCCGGCCGCAAGGGCCAGCGCGGTATCGAGTGGTAA
- a CDS encoding cobyrinate a,c-diamide synthase codes for MTIPRLVVAAPSSGAGKTTVATGLIAALAARGLTVSPHKVGPDYIDPGYHALAAGRPGRNLDAYMCGPQRVAPLFLHGAAGADVAVVEGVMGLYDGAAGRGELASTAQVAKILKAPVVLVVDASSQSRSVAALVHGFASWDPEVRLAGVILNRVASDRHEELLREALEEGSGVPVLGSVRRTASVATPSRHLGLIPAVERTTEALRAVHDMGELIGRSVDLDALLALAATAPPLAADPWDPAAEVAPVPGRPRIAVAGGAAFSFSYAENSELLTAAGAEVVTFDPLRDPALPEDTAALVIGGGFPELYVTELSENAPLRAAVARLAAAGAPIAAECAGLLYLGQELDGRPMCGVLDTTARMTERLTLGYREAVALGDSPLARAGARVRGHEFHRTVCEPGSGEQPAWAWRAPTGPRTEGFVRGSVHASYLHLHWAGAPEAAERLVRAAALFRPAAEGRGPSESP; via the coding sequence TTGACCATCCCCCGTCTCGTCGTCGCCGCCCCCTCCTCCGGGGCGGGCAAGACCACCGTCGCCACCGGGCTGATCGCGGCGCTGGCCGCGCGCGGCCTCACCGTCTCGCCGCACAAGGTCGGCCCGGACTACATCGACCCCGGCTACCACGCGCTCGCGGCCGGCCGGCCGGGCCGCAACCTGGACGCCTACATGTGCGGGCCGCAGCGGGTCGCCCCGCTGTTCCTGCACGGCGCGGCCGGCGCCGACGTGGCGGTGGTCGAGGGCGTGATGGGGCTCTACGACGGCGCCGCCGGGCGGGGCGAGCTGGCGTCGACCGCGCAGGTCGCCAAGATCCTCAAGGCGCCGGTGGTGCTGGTGGTGGACGCCTCCTCGCAGTCCCGCTCGGTGGCCGCACTGGTGCACGGCTTCGCGTCCTGGGACCCGGAGGTCCGCCTGGCCGGGGTGATCCTCAACCGGGTCGCCTCCGACCGGCACGAGGAGCTGCTGCGCGAGGCCCTGGAGGAGGGCTCCGGCGTCCCGGTGCTCGGCTCGGTCCGGCGGACGGCCTCGGTCGCCACCCCCTCCCGCCACCTCGGGCTGATCCCCGCCGTGGAGCGCACCACGGAGGCCCTGCGGGCCGTCCACGACATGGGCGAGCTGATCGGCCGCTCGGTCGACCTGGACGCCCTGCTCGCCCTCGCCGCGACCGCGCCACCCCTGGCCGCCGACCCCTGGGACCCGGCCGCCGAGGTCGCGCCGGTGCCCGGCCGGCCCAGGATCGCGGTCGCGGGCGGGGCCGCGTTCTCCTTCTCGTACGCGGAGAACTCCGAACTGCTCACCGCCGCCGGCGCCGAGGTCGTCACCTTCGACCCGCTGCGCGACCCCGCGCTGCCCGAGGACACCGCCGCCCTGGTGATCGGCGGTGGCTTCCCCGAGCTGTACGTGACCGAGCTGAGCGAGAACGCCCCGCTGCGCGCGGCCGTCGCCCGGCTCGCCGCCGCGGGTGCGCCGATCGCCGCCGAGTGCGCCGGACTGCTCTACCTGGGGCAGGAGTTGGACGGCAGGCCGATGTGCGGGGTACTGGACACCACCGCCCGGATGACCGAACGCCTCACCCTCGGCTACCGGGAGGCCGTGGCACTCGGCGACAGCCCGCTCGCCCGGGCCGGCGCCCGGGTGCGCGGGCACGAGTTCCACCGCACGGTCTGCGAACCGGGCAGCGGCGAACAGCCGGCCTGGGCCTGGCGGGCGCCGACCGGCCCGCGTACCGAGGGCTTCGTCCGCGGCTCGGTGCACGCCTCGTACCTGCA